A DNA window from Maribellus comscasis contains the following coding sequences:
- a CDS encoding RNA polymerase sigma factor, translating into MKKTDTNTDLVKLLKNGDMSAFDIIYKKYSRRLYGFVFRYVKQEADTEEIVQEVFVKIWKSREKLNIYSSFESFLFTIAHNATVNLLKKRATEQKYVEHVKSLQNIDEAYELTDEIHYKELKLKYQGLLNELSPRQKEIFKLSREEELSHKEIAEKLGISVHTVKNHLVTTLSFLRSKLDNGLLISSLFVSLFL; encoded by the coding sequence TTGAAAAAGACCGATACAAATACCGACCTTGTAAAACTCTTGAAAAATGGAGACATGTCGGCATTTGATATTATTTACAAAAAATATTCCAGGAGATTATATGGTTTTGTTTTTCGTTATGTAAAACAAGAAGCAGATACCGAAGAAATTGTACAGGAGGTTTTTGTAAAGATTTGGAAAAGCCGGGAAAAACTGAATATTTATTCCTCTTTTGAATCTTTTCTTTTCACAATAGCCCACAATGCAACAGTAAATCTGTTAAAGAAACGGGCAACCGAGCAAAAGTATGTAGAACACGTAAAATCACTTCAGAATATTGATGAGGCATACGAACTTACCGATGAAATTCATTATAAGGAATTAAAGCTGAAGTACCAGGGCCTGTTAAATGAGTTGTCACCCCGCCAAAAGGAGATTTTTAAACTAAGCCGCGAAGAGGAGTTAAGTCATAAAGAAATAGCAGAAAAATTAGGCATTTCAGTACATACGGTAAAAAACCATCTGGTAACTACACTTTCTTTTTTAAGAAGCAAGCTTGATAATGGCTTGTTAATTAGTAGCTTGTTTGTTAGTTTATTCTTATAG
- a CDS encoding IS1380 family transposase — protein sequence MKVLNSKPVSAFGGLNFVIKEAINLKINTLLNTSLPALPKQSKYNWFDIVMSYWSVFFCGGDCAEDLSLNLKEGFRSNPFISIPSPDRVLNRLKSLADVPQYFGTKRGKAEHHFSLAEKLNRLNIKMLTLLPGFKKNKVIIDYDNTLIYTEKADAQLTYKKENGYCPGVGIINNHIIYVENRNGRSNAHVLQHETIERMCSLLHEVGVTIDVIRADSASYTYEIIKAIEKNARRFFIKARMTDTLEKAIGNIKKWEEVKTGDKILLRGSTTYTPFERHARGNNAKTNSLKQYRLVITKEARRDGQINAFTGEACVYSPILTNDFDMTDDEVVFFYNARGAKEREFDILKNDFGWDKMPFSKLEQNTVFLLIMAMCRNLYTHIIETFSKRVAFLSANFRIKKFIFRFICIPGKWVESGRQVKLRLFGSLDFRT from the coding sequence ATGAAAGTATTAAATTCTAAACCTGTTTCGGCCTTTGGCGGATTAAATTTTGTTATCAAGGAGGCAATTAATTTAAAAATCAACACTTTGTTAAATACTAGTTTGCCAGCCTTGCCCAAACAAAGCAAATACAATTGGTTTGATATAGTAATGTCTTATTGGTCTGTATTTTTTTGTGGGGGCGATTGTGCCGAAGATCTGTCTCTTAACCTAAAGGAGGGCTTTCGGAGTAACCCATTTATCAGTATTCCCAGCCCCGACCGGGTTTTGAACCGCCTTAAATCCTTAGCTGATGTCCCACAATATTTTGGAACAAAACGAGGAAAGGCAGAACACCATTTTTCGTTGGCAGAAAAATTAAACCGATTAAATATTAAAATGTTGACCTTACTTCCTGGATTCAAAAAGAACAAAGTGATCATAGACTATGATAATACACTAATTTATACAGAAAAAGCTGATGCACAACTCACCTATAAAAAGGAGAATGGTTATTGCCCGGGAGTTGGAATAATTAACAATCATATCATTTATGTTGAAAACCGGAATGGTCGTAGTAACGCCCATGTCCTGCAACATGAAACTATCGAAAGAATGTGCTCTTTGCTTCATGAAGTTGGGGTAACAATTGATGTTATACGTGCCGATTCGGCATCGTACACTTACGAGATAATAAAAGCAATTGAAAAAAATGCCAGGCGGTTTTTCATAAAAGCAAGAATGACCGATACCCTTGAAAAAGCTATTGGCAACATCAAAAAATGGGAAGAAGTAAAAACAGGGGACAAAATATTACTCAGGGGCTCAACAACCTACACTCCTTTTGAGCGTCACGCAAGAGGTAACAATGCCAAAACAAATTCTTTAAAACAATACAGGCTGGTAATAACCAAAGAGGCTCGAAGAGATGGACAAATAAACGCTTTTACCGGAGAAGCTTGTGTTTATAGTCCAATTCTTACCAACGACTTCGACATGACAGACGATGAAGTGGTGTTCTTTTACAATGCAAGGGGAGCAAAGGAAAGAGAATTCGATATTTTGAAAAATGATTTTGGGTGGGATAAAATGCCTTTTTCAAAACTGGAACAGAATACTGTGTTTCTACTGATTATGGCTATGTGCAGAAACTTATACACTCACATTATTGAAACATTTTCAAAAAGAGTAGCATTTTTATCGGCAAATTTCAGGATTAAAAAATTTATCTTTCGTTTTATTTGCATTCCCGGTAAATGGGTTGAATCAGGAAGACAAGTAAAACTAAGGTTGTTTGGATCACTCGATTTCAGAACATAA
- a CDS encoding GH92 family glycosyl hydrolase gives MSNLNFKEHILLFLSLLFVIDVWAQDMSPTDLVNPFIDTGAPRTRWFYFSSACRPFGMVNLSPDMWTKGDWGSGYLYDEDHIRCFSHIHAWEMGGVAVMPTVGEFQGHKGMEVYKSKYSHEGEIAKPGFHKVFLDDYGVQVELTSTTRVGFHKYTFPASEQSYILFDGGAHVGHGSTVYAEAWRVNDTDIAGYEIMEGIIRRPKDFPVYYYARLSKPFQSIITWKDSSIVKNTDPERISGWNSGLAVKYSTKENEEILLKVAISYVSVEQAKLNLETELSHWEFEQVKEESFKEWNNWLSRIEIEGGTNEQQVKFYTDLWHSLLGRRTVSDVDGKYMDMTGPYPRVRRVRLSEEGVPLFPHYNFDAWWGSQWSLNILWSMVYPEVMDAFCNTMVDIYQNGGLIPRGVTGGNYSYVMIGDPASSFFATAYNKGIRNYDTKLAYEGLQKNAFPGGIRERAGYEHRFNPSGGGISYYIKQGYVPHDRPNIQGYHSQASASMTLEYAYQDWCLAQLALTMNKIDDFEYFMKRSQNYKNLWNAKTGYIQPKDMNGNWVNNFDPLALSGFCESNSAIYSHFVPHDISGLIKLNGGSDRYVQKLDKQFKKSELNGFCMASHKIKNDANWTDYCNQPGTGMAHLFNHAGAPWLTQYWVRKIKDEYSNITPYGGYKGDEDQGQMGALGVLMAIGLFEMDGGASANPIYEITSPIFKKIIIHLDSNYYPGKDFIIDTENNSDRNIYIQNAILNGKAWNKYWFSHEDFKNGGFLKLTLGSKPNKKWGVE, from the coding sequence ATGAGTAATCTAAATTTTAAAGAACATATATTACTTTTTCTTTCATTATTGTTTGTAATCGATGTTTGGGCTCAGGATATGAGTCCAACAGATTTGGTAAATCCATTTATTGATACGGGTGCTCCAAGAACACGTTGGTTTTATTTTAGTTCTGCCTGTCGCCCTTTTGGTATGGTAAATTTAAGCCCGGATATGTGGACGAAGGGTGATTGGGGGTCCGGATATCTTTACGATGAAGATCATATTCGTTGCTTTAGCCATATACATGCTTGGGAAATGGGTGGTGTTGCTGTTATGCCAACAGTTGGAGAGTTCCAAGGGCATAAGGGAATGGAAGTATATAAATCAAAATATTCACATGAAGGTGAAATTGCAAAACCTGGATTTCATAAAGTTTTTTTAGATGACTACGGGGTTCAGGTAGAATTAACTTCCACTACACGTGTGGGATTTCATAAATACACATTCCCTGCTAGTGAGCAAAGCTATATTCTTTTTGATGGAGGTGCTCATGTGGGGCATGGTTCCACAGTGTATGCAGAAGCTTGGAGAGTAAATGACACTGATATAGCTGGCTATGAAATTATGGAGGGCATTATTCGACGTCCCAAAGATTTTCCTGTATATTATTATGCAAGATTAAGTAAACCTTTTCAAAGTATCATAACATGGAAAGATAGTTCAATTGTAAAAAATACTGATCCTGAACGGATTTCAGGCTGGAATTCTGGACTTGCGGTTAAATATTCAACTAAAGAAAATGAAGAGATATTACTAAAGGTGGCAATTTCTTATGTAAGTGTAGAACAAGCCAAATTAAATTTAGAAACAGAATTATCTCACTGGGAGTTTGAACAAGTAAAAGAAGAGTCATTTAAAGAATGGAATAACTGGCTTAGTCGTATTGAAATTGAAGGAGGAACAAACGAACAGCAAGTAAAGTTTTATACTGACTTATGGCATTCTTTGTTAGGTCGTCGTACTGTTAGTGATGTTGATGGAAAATATATGGATATGACAGGCCCTTATCCGCGAGTTAGGCGAGTCAGGTTAAGTGAAGAGGGGGTACCTCTTTTCCCACATTATAATTTTGATGCTTGGTGGGGAAGTCAATGGTCCTTGAATATTTTATGGTCAATGGTCTATCCTGAAGTAATGGATGCATTCTGCAATACAATGGTTGATATCTACCAAAATGGAGGTTTGATACCGCGTGGCGTTACTGGTGGTAATTATTCCTATGTTATGATTGGTGATCCAGCATCTTCTTTTTTCGCTACAGCGTATAATAAAGGTATTCGTAATTATGACACAAAGTTGGCATATGAAGGCTTGCAAAAAAATGCTTTCCCCGGAGGAATTCGGGAACGGGCTGGATACGAACATCGGTTTAATCCATCAGGTGGTGGTATTTCCTATTATATAAAACAAGGCTATGTTCCTCATGACAGACCCAATATTCAGGGCTATCATAGTCAGGCGAGTGCTTCCATGACACTTGAATATGCATATCAGGATTGGTGTTTAGCTCAACTTGCCTTGACCATGAATAAAATCGATGATTTTGAATATTTTATGAAACGTTCGCAAAACTATAAAAATCTTTGGAATGCAAAAACTGGTTATATTCAACCAAAAGATATGAATGGTAACTGGGTAAATAATTTTGATCCTTTAGCTTTATCAGGTTTTTGTGAGAGTAATTCTGCTATTTACTCTCATTTTGTTCCGCATGATATTTCTGGTTTAATAAAATTAAACGGGGGGAGTGATAGGTATGTTCAGAAACTTGATAAACAGTTCAAAAAGTCAGAATTAAACGGGTTTTGTATGGCCTCTCATAAAATTAAAAATGATGCAAATTGGACAGATTATTGTAACCAACCTGGTACAGGTATGGCTCACCTGTTTAATCATGCTGGAGCACCTTGGCTCACGCAATATTGGGTTAGGAAAATAAAGGATGAATATAGTAATATAACACCATACGGTGGTTATAAAGGAGATGAAGACCAAGGTCAGATGGGCGCATTAGGTGTTTTGATGGCTATTGGTTTATTTGAAATGGATGGTGGTGCCTCTGCAAATCCGATTTATGAAATAACCAGTCCTATTTTCAAAAAAATTATTATACATCTAGATAGTAATTACTATCCAGGGAAAGATTTTATTATTGATACAGAGAATAATAGTGATAGAAACATCTACATTCAAAATGCTATTCTGAATGGAAAAGCATGGAATAAGTACTGGTTTTCTCATGAGGATTTCAAAAACGGCGGATTTTTAAAATTAACTCTTGGTAGTAAACCTAATAAAAAATGGGGAGTGGAATAA
- a CDS encoding sulfatase-like hydrolase/transferase, with translation MSKPNSEKVDKRPNIVFIMADDLGYGELGCYGCSDIHTPNLDNLATEGFRFTDFYANAPVCSPTRAALLTGGYQQRLGMDDALYYQEMGRGLKVDGETIANALKSVGYTTGVFGKWHVGYDFERRPLQQGFDNFFGILGGNHHYFEHMDRIGVYDLWSGNDTIIRKGYTTNLITEEAIEFIENNKEHPFFLYLSHLAPHFPYLGPNDKEKDVRPNHKSWQQEKDPQTYISMVEYMDSEIGRVLEKIKNLGLSNRTLVVFTSDNGGAHYAPYNRNAPFTGYKASLWEGGIRVPCIASWHGVLPAGEVTAQVGITMDWSSTFLRLANFDAKYEKEDGINLMPILLGDKPEQERTLFWRIKSGPVRKTSPEYWAVRDNSWKLLIEKAENNNRFLFDLKADPGESNNLIEEHPEIADRLVKQLRIWEESVDCDTIVYHN, from the coding sequence ATGTCAAAGCCAAATAGTGAAAAAGTAGATAAGCGCCCAAATATTGTATTTATCATGGCGGATGATCTTGGTTATGGTGAGTTAGGTTGTTACGGATGTAGTGATATTCATACGCCAAATCTTGACAACTTGGCCACCGAAGGATTTCGATTTACCGATTTTTATGCAAATGCTCCGGTTTGTTCACCCACACGTGCTGCTTTACTTACGGGGGGGTATCAACAGCGCTTAGGAATGGACGATGCATTGTACTATCAGGAAATGGGGAGAGGTCTTAAAGTAGATGGTGAAACCATTGCGAATGCGTTAAAGTCTGTTGGTTATACCACCGGGGTGTTTGGAAAATGGCATGTGGGATATGATTTTGAAAGGCGCCCTCTACAACAAGGTTTTGATAATTTCTTTGGAATTCTCGGAGGAAATCATCATTATTTCGAGCATATGGATCGAATAGGTGTATATGACCTGTGGTCAGGAAATGATACAATTATACGTAAAGGTTACACAACGAATCTAATTACAGAAGAGGCAATTGAGTTTATAGAAAATAATAAAGAACATCCTTTTTTCCTGTACCTCTCTCATCTTGCACCTCACTTTCCTTATTTGGGGCCAAACGACAAAGAAAAAGATGTCCGCCCAAATCATAAGTCCTGGCAACAAGAGAAGGATCCACAAACGTATATATCAATGGTAGAATATATGGATTCTGAAATAGGACGGGTTTTAGAAAAAATAAAGAATCTTGGACTTAGCAATCGTACCCTTGTAGTATTCACGTCTGACAACGGTGGAGCCCATTACGCACCCTATAATAGAAATGCCCCCTTTACTGGTTACAAGGCTTCACTTTGGGAAGGGGGTATCAGGGTTCCGTGTATAGCCAGTTGGCATGGAGTATTGCCTGCCGGAGAAGTTACAGCTCAGGTAGGAATTACAATGGATTGGTCTTCAACATTTCTTCGGCTTGCGAATTTTGACGCTAAGTATGAGAAAGAAGACGGAATTAACTTAATGCCAATTCTTCTTGGGGATAAACCGGAACAGGAACGTACTCTTTTTTGGCGTATAAAATCGGGGCCTGTTCGTAAAACTTCACCAGAATATTGGGCAGTACGAGATAATAGTTGGAAATTGCTAATAGAAAAAGCTGAAAATAACAATCGATTTTTATTTGATTTAAAAGCTGACCCTGGTGAGTCAAATAATCTTATTGAAGAACATCCAGAAATAGCAGACCGTTTGGTTAAACAATTAAGAATTTGGGAAGAATCAGTAGATTGTGACACAATAGTTTATCACAATTGA
- a CDS encoding RagB/SusD family nutrient uptake outer membrane protein produces MENSLIKKIKILVTICIIAMLSACNESFLDLAPISQANVNSFYKTQSDFETAIVSVYDSWQNIVPGDWTRMTEFRGDTYHRFNYVEYEISSNIWLLNSTLSYWKNFYKVVSNANIILDKIDNINSFEETTKNRIKAEARFFRAEAYFALVRFFGAVPLVKHEINSIEALDIGRTDVFEIYNLIEDDFKFAIDNLPEIVSDQEYGRVTKYAAEGELARVFITLSGKVYNQNRWAEAKPLLEDILFNSPYEFAETYQEIFADDGSNEKGKEIIFSILFKAGNEGEATSYANAFIGKFGEVARHVQFENGLVESYESGDIRKDVNIVDNYLALDINQWIDGHWINVKFDYLYDIGSKNSGMDWPMLRYTDAYLLYAEALAEISGNVPEQSLEILNKVRNRAGLNLLTQIDIPDINAFRMAMEKERRCELMFECVRWFDLVRTGRAVEVLNALGKNADDTWLLFPIPQSEIDKVGSDILPQNPGY; encoded by the coding sequence ATGGAAAATAGTTTAATAAAAAAAATCAAGATATTAGTTACCATTTGCATAATTGCCATGTTATCGGCTTGTAACGAAAGTTTTCTTGATCTCGCCCCAATTTCACAGGCTAATGTGAACTCGTTTTATAAAACTCAGTCTGATTTTGAAACAGCAATAGTTTCTGTTTATGATTCATGGCAAAATATTGTCCCGGGTGATTGGACAAGAATGACAGAATTCAGGGGTGATACATATCATCGTTTCAACTATGTAGAATATGAAATAAGTTCAAACATTTGGTTGTTAAATTCAACTTTAAGTTATTGGAAAAATTTTTATAAGGTTGTAAGCAACGCAAATATTATTCTTGACAAAATTGATAATATAAATTCATTTGAAGAAACGACCAAAAACAGAATAAAAGCAGAAGCAAGATTCTTCAGAGCAGAAGCATATTTTGCATTGGTTCGTTTTTTTGGTGCTGTTCCCCTTGTAAAGCATGAAATAAACTCAATAGAAGCTTTAGATATAGGGAGAACTGATGTTTTTGAAATTTATAATCTAATTGAGGACGATTTTAAATTTGCAATCGATAATTTACCAGAAATAGTATCGGATCAGGAATATGGCCGGGTTACCAAATACGCTGCAGAAGGCGAATTAGCACGTGTTTTTATTACACTTAGTGGCAAGGTATATAATCAAAATCGTTGGGCAGAAGCAAAACCTTTGTTGGAAGATATACTTTTTAATAGTCCTTATGAGTTTGCCGAAACATATCAGGAAATATTTGCTGATGACGGTTCAAATGAGAAAGGGAAAGAGATAATTTTTTCCATATTATTTAAGGCCGGAAATGAAGGGGAAGCTACTAGTTATGCAAATGCATTTATCGGGAAATTTGGAGAGGTTGCCCGGCATGTACAATTTGAGAACGGGCTAGTTGAGTCATACGAATCAGGAGATATTAGAAAAGATGTCAATATAGTAGATAATTATTTGGCTTTAGATATTAATCAATGGATTGACGGGCATTGGATTAATGTAAAATTTGATTATTTATACGATATAGGTTCTAAAAACTCCGGTATGGATTGGCCAATGTTAAGATATACAGACGCATATCTGTTATATGCGGAAGCTCTGGCAGAAATATCAGGTAATGTTCCGGAACAATCACTTGAAATATTAAACAAAGTTCGTAACCGGGCCGGGTTAAATCTGTTAACCCAAATAGATATACCTGATATTAATGCATTCAGAATGGCAATGGAAAAGGAACGTAGGTGTGAATTAATGTTTGAATGTGTTAGATGGTTCGATCTGGTTAGAACAGGTAGGGCTGTTGAAGTATTAAATGCACTAGGGAAAAATGCCGACGATACTTGGCTTTTATTTCCTATCCCTCAATCCGAGATAGATAAAGTAGGATCAGATATTCTGCCTCAAAACCCTGGATACTAG